Proteins found in one Poecilia reticulata strain Guanapo linkage group LG15, Guppy_female_1.0+MT, whole genome shotgun sequence genomic segment:
- the ccnj gene encoding cyclin-J encodes MELEDQWWKGQLAADIYQALRCKELKLPSYKGQSPQLNLRRYFADLIAIICNRFCLCPAARHLAVYLLDLFMDRYDVTMQQLHMVSLSCLLLASKFEEREDRVPKLETLNSLGCMSSMNLVLTKQALLHMELLLLETFSWNLYLPTAAHFIDYYLSVGVLDGDLHDGWPMVSLEKPKLYMAKYADYFLEVSLQDHIFLCFAPSLVAAACVAASRLILHLSPSWPAHLQRLTGYAWENLTPCMEKLLIAHDSDVKEANKQQCLQQQHSQALLHSSGQPATASQFLQLPSMQFPQKALQAGPAAGHRSASYLQGPGGPQQSDTQASAACLDLKPGVPSRAYPVSMHYSYQAPCFDR; translated from the exons ATGGAGCTAGAGGACCAATGGTGGAAGGGACAACTTGCTGCAGATATTTACCAGGCGCTCAGATGCAAA GAGCTCAAACTGCCGTCCTACAAAGGCCAGTCCCCTCAGCTGAACCTCAGGCGATACTTTGCAGACCTCATCGCCATCATCTGCAACCGCTTCTGCCTTTGCCCCGCGGCCAGACACCTGGCCGTCTACCTGCTGGACCTCTTCATGGACCGCTATGACGTCACCATGCAGCAGCTCCACATGGTCTCTCTGTCCTGTCTCCTTCTGGCAA GTAAATTTGAGGAAAGGGAGGACCGCGTGCCGAAGCTGGAGACCCTGAACAGCCTGGGCTGCATGAGCTCCATGAACCTGGTCCTGACCAAGCAGGCTTTGCTCCacatggagctgctgctgctggaaaccTTCAGCTGGAACCTGTACCTTCCCACCGCAGCTCACTTCATTGATTACTATTTGTCCGTCGGCGTCCTGGACGGAGATCTGCATGACGGCTGGCCCATGGTGAGCCTGGAGAAGCCCAAGCTGTACATGGCCAAGTACGCAGACTACTTCCTGGAAGTCTCCTTGCAAG ATCACATCTTTTTGTGCTTTGCTCCGTCGCTGGTGGCGGCCGCCTGCGTGGCGGCGTCCCGCCTCATCCTCCATCTTTCCCCCAGCTGGCCGGCCCACCTGCAGCGCCTCACCGGCTACGCCTGGGAAAACCTCACACCCTGCATGGAGAAGCTGCTCAT tgcacATGACAGTGATGTGAAGGAGGCCAATAAGCAGCAGTGccttcagcagcagcacagccaGGCGCTGCTCCACAGTTCAGGCCAGCCAGCCACTGCGTCGCAGTTCCTGCAGCTGCCCTCCATGCAGTTCCCTCAGAAAGCCCTGCAGGCAGGCCCGGCCGCCGGCCACAGGTCTGCATCCTACCTGCAAGGCCCCGGCGGCCCCCAGCAGAGCGACACGCAAGCCTCCGCCGCCTGTCTGGACCTGAAGCCCGGCGTTCCCAGCCGGGCGTACCCGGTCAGCATGCACTACAGCTACCAGGCGCCGTGCTTCGACAGATAA